From the Longimicrobium sp. genome, one window contains:
- a CDS encoding glycoside hydrolase family 3 N-terminal domain-containing protein encodes MPTRLRTWSLAAAALLACSAGQPAPAPMLARAEAATVVTKPAHTPPPRWSAVAPANDEWVERTLRSLSVREKAGQMILAWISGRFSGEGSAEMAQPYRWVERDRVGGFIISNGAPGELAGKLNALQRRARVPLLMVSDLESGPGMRLLGTGTDFPPVMGLAATGSDSLAFEVGKVIGLEGRAVGLGMTLSPVLDVNSNPQNPIINTRSFGEDPVSVGRFAADYVRGVHAGGLLAMGKHFPGHGDTHTDSHMSLPTVGANRARLDAVDLPPFRTAIAAGMDGMLVAHIAVPNVAGDEVPSSISPKVTGQILRGEMGFRGLVSTDAFNMRGLTSRYGQGDAAVRAIQAGADILLQPEDIPGVLDAVERAVRDGRITEARIDESVRRILAAKSRLRLQDQRIADPAAMQRTVGATQHRRLAAEVAQRSITLVRDARGLVPFAAGARSILSITYADGGTTGGAFNATLAGGGRAVQAARVTSRTGAAEFAVLRQRAGAADVVVISAYVNPVQYRGSVEAGGGFSAFVESLARSGRAVVVVSFGSPYLLRAFPSVPAYVLAWGPEAVCQEAAARALLGQAPIGGRLPVTIMAGVARGTGIMRAGR; translated from the coding sequence TTGCCGACCCGACTCCGCACCTGGTCCCTGGCGGCCGCCGCGCTCCTGGCGTGCTCGGCCGGACAGCCGGCGCCCGCGCCCATGCTGGCGCGCGCCGAAGCCGCCACCGTCGTCACCAAACCGGCGCACACGCCGCCGCCGCGCTGGTCCGCGGTGGCGCCCGCGAACGACGAGTGGGTGGAGCGCACGCTCCGTTCGCTTTCGGTGCGCGAGAAGGCCGGGCAGATGATCCTGGCGTGGATCAGCGGCCGCTTCTCCGGCGAGGGCTCGGCGGAGATGGCGCAGCCCTACCGCTGGGTGGAGCGCGACCGCGTGGGCGGCTTCATCATCTCCAACGGCGCGCCCGGCGAGCTGGCGGGAAAGCTGAACGCGCTGCAGCGCCGCGCCCGCGTGCCGCTGCTGATGGTCAGCGACCTGGAGAGCGGGCCGGGGATGCGGCTGCTGGGGACGGGGACCGACTTCCCGCCCGTAATGGGCCTCGCGGCGACCGGTTCGGATTCGCTGGCGTTCGAGGTGGGGAAGGTGATCGGGCTCGAAGGGCGCGCCGTGGGGCTGGGGATGACGCTCTCGCCCGTGCTGGACGTCAACTCCAATCCCCAGAACCCCATCATCAACACCCGCTCCTTTGGCGAGGACCCGGTGTCGGTCGGGCGCTTCGCGGCGGACTACGTGCGCGGGGTGCACGCGGGCGGGCTGCTGGCCATGGGGAAGCACTTTCCGGGACACGGCGACACGCATACGGACTCGCACATGTCGCTTCCGACCGTCGGCGCGAACCGCGCGCGGCTGGACGCGGTGGACCTGCCGCCCTTCCGCACCGCCATCGCCGCGGGGATGGACGGGATGCTCGTGGCGCACATCGCCGTCCCCAACGTGGCGGGCGACGAGGTGCCGTCGTCCATCAGCCCGAAGGTGACGGGGCAGATCCTGCGCGGCGAGATGGGCTTCCGCGGCCTGGTCTCCACCGACGCGTTCAACATGCGCGGGCTGACCAGCCGCTACGGGCAGGGGGATGCGGCCGTGCGCGCGATCCAGGCCGGCGCCGACATCCTGCTGCAGCCCGAGGACATCCCCGGCGTGCTGGACGCGGTGGAGCGCGCCGTTCGCGACGGGCGGATCACGGAAGCGCGGATCGACGAGTCGGTGCGGCGCATCCTGGCCGCCAAGTCGCGCCTGCGGCTGCAGGACCAGCGCATCGCTGACCCGGCGGCGATGCAGCGCACCGTCGGCGCCACGCAGCACCGGCGCTTGGCCGCGGAGGTGGCGCAGCGCTCCATCACGCTCGTGCGTGACGCCAGGGGGCTGGTGCCGTTCGCCGCCGGCGCGCGGAGCATCCTCTCCATCACCTACGCGGACGGGGGGACGACGGGCGGCGCGTTCAACGCCACGCTGGCCGGCGGGGGCCGCGCCGTTCAGGCCGCGCGCGTGACCAGCCGCACCGGCGCGGCGGAGTTCGCGGTGCTGCGCCAGCGCGCGGGCGCGGCGGACGTGGTCGTGATCTCCGCGTACGTCAATCCCGTGCAGTACCGCGGCTCGGTGGAGGCCGGCGGCGGCTTCAGCGCGTTCGTGGAGTCGCTGGCGCGATCGGGGCGGGCGGTGGTGGTCGTATCCTTCGGCAGTCCGTACCTGCTGCGCGCGTTCCCTTCCGTCCCCGCGTACGTGCTGGCATGGGGCCCCGAGGCCGTCTGCCAGGAGGCCGCCGCCCGCGCGCTGCTGGGCCAGGCGCCCATCGGCGGCCGCCTGCCGGTAACGATCATGGCGGGCGTGGCACGGGGGACGGGGATCATGCGGGCGGGGAGGTAG